From Myxocyprinus asiaticus isolate MX2 ecotype Aquarium Trade chromosome 10, UBuf_Myxa_2, whole genome shotgun sequence, the proteins below share one genomic window:
- the LOC127447312 gene encoding signal transducer and activator of transcription 4-like isoform X1: MSQWKQIQQLDIKFLEQVDYFYDDNFPMELRQVLATWIESQDWETASNHESMATVLFNNFLIQLERQCSQEQNFLHRHNLKRIFHQIQEKYKANPLHMAAIICNCLREERRILSTASMQEQGPLEKSMQNSAALVKQKILDNKVAVIRSSVQMLDQAVKYLEDMQDDFDFRYKTLQLRDQADRNSLSMKQEVTALQDILNRLDFKRKEILLKIADVIKEIDALISSQLNPELNEWKRRQQIACIGGPVLLGLDQLQNWFTLTAQSLFQIKRQLDKLGELILKVTYESDPIPLQRPQMEEQVKYLIYHLIKSSFVVEKQPCMPTHPQKPLIIKTQVQFTTKVRLLVKLPEVDYQLKVKTTFDKDLPPGKVNRQFFILTNNTKVMDVEESTGCLSVEFRHLQLKERKCPTGGKGNEGPLSVTEELHSLNFEAMLMLQGLDIDLETCSLPLVVISNVSQLPGGWASVMWYNLLTDDPKNLGFFSNPLRASWSQLSEVLSWQFSSFAGRGLNKEQLNMLGDKLLGQQASYNDCQVSWSKFWKETIPGKSFSFWLWLDSILDLIKKHLHPVWIDGYIMGFVSKEMERALLKEKEPGTFLLRFSESHLGGITFTWVEQDENGEPKFISVEPYTKNRLNALAIADIIRDYKVIADGVVPENPLKFLYPDIPKDEAFGKHYNSQQNKVCPYFPTQLVPVSRRDGRVQQACSSPEPPMSPGMFDIISQHLTPFEFESAMSSP, translated from the exons ATGAGTCAATGGAAACAAATTCAGCAACTGGATATCAAGTTTCTCGAGCAggtggactatttttatgatgaTAACTTTCCAATGGAGTTGAGGCAGGTGCTGGCCACCTGGATTGAAAGTCAGGACTG GGAAACAGCCTCAAACCATGAGTCTATGGCTACTGTACTCTTCAATAACTTCCTCATACAGTTGGAGAGGCAGTGCTCTCAGGAGCAGAACTTTCTTCACAGGCACAATCTAAAAAGAATATTTCATCAGATACAG GAGAAATACAAAGCTAACCCTCTTCACATGGCTGCCATCATCTGTAACTGCCTGAGGGAAGAGCGACGCATCTTATCCACAGCCAGCATGCAGGAACAG GGTCCACTGGAGAAGTCAATGCAAAACTCTGCAGCCTTGGTGAAACAGAAAATCCTCGACAACAAAGTGGCAGTTATAAGAAGCAGCGTTCAG ATGCTGGACCAGGCTGTGAAGTATCTTGAGGACATGCAGGACGATTTTGACTTTCGCTACAAAACACTTCAGCTTCGAG ATCAAGCTGACAGGAACTCTTTGTCCATGAAGCAGGAAGTAACTGCACTTCAGGACATACTGAACCGCCTGGATTTCAAAAGAAAG GAGATTCTGTTAAAGATTGCAGATGTTATAAAGGAAATCGATGCCCTGATTTCCTCACAGCTCAACCCTGAACTGAACGAATGGAAACGAAGGCAACAGATTGCCTGTATCGGAGGCCCGGTTCTGTTAGGACTGGATCAGCTCCAGAACTG GTTTAccctgacagcccagagtctgtTCCAGATTAAAAGACAGCTTGACAAACTAGGTGAACTGATTCTGAAGGTCACTTACGAGAGTGACCCAATCCCACTCCAGAGACCTCAGATGGAGGAGCAAGTCAAATACCTGATCTACCACCTCATCAAAAG TTCCTTTGTGGTGGAGAAACAGCCCTGCATGCCAACACACCCTCAGAAACCTCTAATTATAAAAACACAGGTGCAATTCACCACCAAGGTCAG ATTACTGGTTAAATTACCCGAGGTAGACTATCAACTCAAAGTCAAAACAACATTTGACAA agACCTTCCACCAGGCAAAGT gaataGGCAGTTCTTCATCCTCACCAACAACACCAAAGTAATGGATGTTGAGGAGTCGACTGGCTGCCTTTCTGTAGAGTTCAGACATCTG cagctGAAAGAGAGAAAGTGTCCTACTGGAGGAAAAGGGAATGAG GGTCCCCTGTCAGTAACAGAGGAGTTGCACTCGCTCAACTTTGAGGCCATGCTGATGTTACAGGGTCTGGATATTGATCTTGAA ACTTGCTCCCTGCCTCTGGTGGTCATCTCCAATGTCAGTCAGCTCCCCGGGGGCTGGGCCTCTGTCATGTGGTACAACCTGCTAACTGACGACCCCAAG AACCTTGGATTCTTCAGTAACCCGTTACGGGCAAGTTGGAGCCAACTGTCGGAGGTGCTCAGTTGGCAGTTCTCAAGTTTTGCTGGACGAGGACTCAACAAGGAACAGCTTAACATGCTTGGGGATAAACTTTTGG GTCAACAAGCTTCTTATAATGATTGCCAGGTTTCTTGGTCCAAGTTCTGGAAG GAGACCATCCCTGGCAAATCATTTAGTTTTTGGCTGTGGCTGGACTCAATCCTGGACCTTATTAAGAAACATTTACATCCTGTTTGGATTGATGG TTACATAATGGGATTTGTGAGTAAAGAGATGGAACGTGCCTTACTGAAGGAAAAGGAGCCAGGAACATTCCTGCTACGCTTTAGTGAAAGTCACCTCGGAGGAATCACCTTCACCTGGGTGGAACAAGATGAAAATG GGGAGCCAAAGTTCATCTCTGTAGAGCCGTACACGAAAAACCGTCTCAACGCCTTGGCCATTGCTGATATTATACGGGACTATAAGGTTATTGCGGATGGTGTTGTCCCGGAGAATCCTCTGAAGTTTCTTTACCCTGACATCCCCAAAGACGAGGCTTTTGGGAAACATTACAATAGTCAGCAAAACAAAG tTTGTCCTTATTTCCCGACACAGTTAGTTCCCGTTTCCCGACGGGA TGGTCGAGTCCAACAGGCATGTTCCTCTCCTGAGCCACCAATGTCTCCTGGGATGTTTGACATTATCAGCCAGCACCTCACTCCCTTTGAGTTTGAAAGCgca ATGAGTTCACCCTAG
- the LOC127447312 gene encoding signal transducer and activator of transcription 4-like isoform X2, with amino-acid sequence MSQWKQIQQLDIKFLEQVDYFYDDNFPMELRQVLATWIESQDWETASNHESMATVLFNNFLIQLERQCSQEQNFLHRHNLKRIFHQIQEKYKANPLHMAAIICNCLREERRILSTASMQEQGPLEKSMQNSAALVKQKILDNKVAVIRSSVQMLDQAVKYLEDMQDDFDFRYKTLQLRDQADRNSLSMKQEVTALQDILNRLDFKRKEILLKIADVIKEIDALISSQLNPELNEWKRRQQIACIGGPVLLGLDQLQNWFTLTAQSLFQIKRQLDKLGELILKVTYESDPIPLQRPQMEEQVKYLIYHLIKSSFVVEKQPCMPTHPQKPLIIKTQVQFTTKVRLLVKLPEVDYQLKVKTTFDKDLPPGKVNRQFFILTNNTKVMDVEESTGCLSVEFRHLLKERKCPTGGKGNEGPLSVTEELHSLNFEAMLMLQGLDIDLETCSLPLVVISNVSQLPGGWASVMWYNLLTDDPKNLGFFSNPLRASWSQLSEVLSWQFSSFAGRGLNKEQLNMLGDKLLGQQASYNDCQVSWSKFWKETIPGKSFSFWLWLDSILDLIKKHLHPVWIDGYIMGFVSKEMERALLKEKEPGTFLLRFSESHLGGITFTWVEQDENGEPKFISVEPYTKNRLNALAIADIIRDYKVIADGVVPENPLKFLYPDIPKDEAFGKHYNSQQNKVCPYFPTQLVPVSRRDGRVQQACSSPEPPMSPGMFDIISQHLTPFEFESAMSSP; translated from the exons ATGAGTCAATGGAAACAAATTCAGCAACTGGATATCAAGTTTCTCGAGCAggtggactatttttatgatgaTAACTTTCCAATGGAGTTGAGGCAGGTGCTGGCCACCTGGATTGAAAGTCAGGACTG GGAAACAGCCTCAAACCATGAGTCTATGGCTACTGTACTCTTCAATAACTTCCTCATACAGTTGGAGAGGCAGTGCTCTCAGGAGCAGAACTTTCTTCACAGGCACAATCTAAAAAGAATATTTCATCAGATACAG GAGAAATACAAAGCTAACCCTCTTCACATGGCTGCCATCATCTGTAACTGCCTGAGGGAAGAGCGACGCATCTTATCCACAGCCAGCATGCAGGAACAG GGTCCACTGGAGAAGTCAATGCAAAACTCTGCAGCCTTGGTGAAACAGAAAATCCTCGACAACAAAGTGGCAGTTATAAGAAGCAGCGTTCAG ATGCTGGACCAGGCTGTGAAGTATCTTGAGGACATGCAGGACGATTTTGACTTTCGCTACAAAACACTTCAGCTTCGAG ATCAAGCTGACAGGAACTCTTTGTCCATGAAGCAGGAAGTAACTGCACTTCAGGACATACTGAACCGCCTGGATTTCAAAAGAAAG GAGATTCTGTTAAAGATTGCAGATGTTATAAAGGAAATCGATGCCCTGATTTCCTCACAGCTCAACCCTGAACTGAACGAATGGAAACGAAGGCAACAGATTGCCTGTATCGGAGGCCCGGTTCTGTTAGGACTGGATCAGCTCCAGAACTG GTTTAccctgacagcccagagtctgtTCCAGATTAAAAGACAGCTTGACAAACTAGGTGAACTGATTCTGAAGGTCACTTACGAGAGTGACCCAATCCCACTCCAGAGACCTCAGATGGAGGAGCAAGTCAAATACCTGATCTACCACCTCATCAAAAG TTCCTTTGTGGTGGAGAAACAGCCCTGCATGCCAACACACCCTCAGAAACCTCTAATTATAAAAACACAGGTGCAATTCACCACCAAGGTCAG ATTACTGGTTAAATTACCCGAGGTAGACTATCAACTCAAAGTCAAAACAACATTTGACAA agACCTTCCACCAGGCAAAGT gaataGGCAGTTCTTCATCCTCACCAACAACACCAAAGTAATGGATGTTGAGGAGTCGACTGGCTGCCTTTCTGTAGAGTTCAGACATCTG ctGAAAGAGAGAAAGTGTCCTACTGGAGGAAAAGGGAATGAG GGTCCCCTGTCAGTAACAGAGGAGTTGCACTCGCTCAACTTTGAGGCCATGCTGATGTTACAGGGTCTGGATATTGATCTTGAA ACTTGCTCCCTGCCTCTGGTGGTCATCTCCAATGTCAGTCAGCTCCCCGGGGGCTGGGCCTCTGTCATGTGGTACAACCTGCTAACTGACGACCCCAAG AACCTTGGATTCTTCAGTAACCCGTTACGGGCAAGTTGGAGCCAACTGTCGGAGGTGCTCAGTTGGCAGTTCTCAAGTTTTGCTGGACGAGGACTCAACAAGGAACAGCTTAACATGCTTGGGGATAAACTTTTGG GTCAACAAGCTTCTTATAATGATTGCCAGGTTTCTTGGTCCAAGTTCTGGAAG GAGACCATCCCTGGCAAATCATTTAGTTTTTGGCTGTGGCTGGACTCAATCCTGGACCTTATTAAGAAACATTTACATCCTGTTTGGATTGATGG TTACATAATGGGATTTGTGAGTAAAGAGATGGAACGTGCCTTACTGAAGGAAAAGGAGCCAGGAACATTCCTGCTACGCTTTAGTGAAAGTCACCTCGGAGGAATCACCTTCACCTGGGTGGAACAAGATGAAAATG GGGAGCCAAAGTTCATCTCTGTAGAGCCGTACACGAAAAACCGTCTCAACGCCTTGGCCATTGCTGATATTATACGGGACTATAAGGTTATTGCGGATGGTGTTGTCCCGGAGAATCCTCTGAAGTTTCTTTACCCTGACATCCCCAAAGACGAGGCTTTTGGGAAACATTACAATAGTCAGCAAAACAAAG tTTGTCCTTATTTCCCGACACAGTTAGTTCCCGTTTCCCGACGGGA TGGTCGAGTCCAACAGGCATGTTCCTCTCCTGAGCCACCAATGTCTCCTGGGATGTTTGACATTATCAGCCAGCACCTCACTCCCTTTGAGTTTGAAAGCgca ATGAGTTCACCCTAG